The Thermodesulfovibrionales bacterium DNA window CTCTAATATTGTCTCTATAAATATATCAGATAAATAGGGGTCAAACTGCTTACCCCTATTTATCTTTATTTCTTCTATTGCCTCTTCTAAAGTAAGTTTTTTTCTGTAAGGTCTGAAAGAGGTCATTGCTTGAAAACTATCAGATAGTGCAATAATTCTTGAGAAAAGAGGAATTTCTTCCTCTATTAAACCATCGGGATATCCTTTTCCATCCCATCTTTCATGATGATATCTTATAATGGAACTAATTCCTTTAAAAACTGAAAAATTCTTAAC harbors:
- a CDS encoding HD-GYP domain-containing protein — protein: RDPYTGGHSRGVRDFSMELGRKIGLDEEDLKKLEYASYLHDVGKIKVPDFILRKPGRLTEEEYNVIKLHTIWGEDIVKNFSVFKGISSIIRYHHERWDGKGYPDGLIEEEIPLFSRIIALSDSFQAMTSFRPYRKKLTLEEAIEEIKINRGKQFDPYLSDIFIETILEKMKKSLIL